The Arachis hypogaea cultivar Tifrunner chromosome 16, arahy.Tifrunner.gnm2.J5K5, whole genome shotgun sequence genome contains a region encoding:
- the LOC140180082 gene encoding secreted RxLR effector protein 161-like, giving the protein MEGIPYSSVVGSLMYVQTCTRPDIRFAVGMLERYQSNPGMDHWKVAKKVLRYLQGTKDYMLMYKRSSQLEVIGYSDSDFGRCADTRKSTFGYLFLFGKSTMEAEFVACFEVTNQAL; this is encoded by the coding sequence ATGGAAGGAATTCCATATAGTTCTGTAGTGGGAAGTCTTATGTATGTGCAAACTTGCACAAGACCAGACATTAGGTTTGCAGTAGGAATGCTTGAAAGGTATCAAAGTAATCCTGGAATGGATCATTGGAAAGTTGCAAAGAAGGTTTTAAGATATCTTCAAGGTACAAAAGATTATATGCTCATGTACAAAAGGTCTAGCCAATTAGAAGTAATTGGTTATTCAGATTCAGATTTTGGTAGATGTGCTGACACAAGAAAGTCTACATTTGGCTACTTATTCTTATTTGGAAAGTCTACTATGGAGGCAGAATTTGTAGCATGTTTTGAAGTTACAAATCAAGCTTTATAG
- the LOC140180083 gene encoding uncharacterized protein, translated as MGFGQRWRGWIKECVCMASMSLLINVSPSKSFKMERGLRQGDPLSPFLFVLVVEVLHRMVGEAVRHGRISPLLVGKDNIELSHFLIPVNCEREWSERMCSMLGCKEATLPVKYLGISLEANPKLVKTWKPIIDKVEEKLNLWKAKTINKADKLRRFLQSNEDIRDGVPLVRWDIVQAPKRFGGLGVGDAVLRNIALLFKWWWRFSKEDYSLWKKIMCSCNDLNPNVLLSCQPVPNTKGLWSDICQLQIREQQARDKMVRGLSLKLGDDRRIRFWEDNWLTMWCVAGCISKAFLGFKSSRICNRGLWVLGWAGVDMELSLEKDTIPMS; from the exons ATGGGCTTTGGGCAAAGATGGCGAGGGTGGATCAAGGAATGTGTGTGCATGGCGTCTATGTCACTTTTGATAAATGTCTCGCCTTCTAAATCTTTTAAGATGGAACGGGGCTTACGACAAGGGGATCCTCTTTCTCcgtttctttttgttcttgttgttgaggtCCTTCATAGGATGGTAGGAGAGGCAGTAAGACATGGAAGGATCTCTCCTTTGTTGGTTGGAAAAGACAATATTGAGTTGTCTCACTT CTTGATTCCTGTTAATTGCGAGCGAGAGTGGTCAGAAAGGATGTGTAGCATGTTGGGGTGTAAGGAAGCAACGTTGCCAGTCAAATATCTTGGTATTTCTTTGGAAGCAAATCCGAAATTGGTTAAGACATGGAAACCTATTATagacaaagtagaagagaaactcaATCTGTGGAAAGCCAAAACGATTAATAAAGCTGATAAGCTG AGGAGGTTCTTGCAGAGTAATGAGGACATAAGGGATGGGGTACCTTTGGTAAGGTGGGATATTGTGCAAGCTCCAAAACGCTTCGGGGGTTTGGGCGTGGGCGATGCAGTGCTCCGGAATATAGCATTgttgttcaagtggtggtggcggttttcaaaggaggattaTTCATTATGGAAAAAAATTATGTGCTCTTGCAATGACTTGAATCCAAATGTCCTTCTTTCTTGTCAGCCGGTTCCTAATACAAAGGGTCTGTGGAGTGACATTTGTCAGTTGCAGATAAGAGAACAGCAAGCGAGAGATAAGATGGTCAGAGGGTTATCATTAAAGTTAGGAGATGATAGAAGAATTCGTTTCTGGGAAGATAATTGGCTTACCATGTGGTGTGTTGCAGGATGTATTTCCAAGGCTTTTCTCGGTTTCAAATCAAGTCGGATATGTAATAGGGGACTGTGGGTTCTAGGATGGGCTGGAGTGGATATGGAACTTTCATTGGAGAAGGATACTATTCCAATGAGTTAG